A single genomic interval of Corylus avellana chromosome ca10, CavTom2PMs-1.0 harbors:
- the LOC132164048 gene encoding nicotianamine aminotransferase 1-like — protein sequence MEQLGHKKWGFQGNQELNASSISVRGVLNQLMANRNKDDQRSTIPLGRADPTMFPSYRTTSSAADAVADAVQSFQFNCYPPTVGVADARRAVAEHISKDLPYQLSADDVYLTVGCTQAIEIVVSVLARPGANILLPRPGYPQYEARVRCSNLEARHFDLMPEKGWEVDLDSVEALVDENTVAMVIINPSNPCGNVFTYQHLKKIAETARKLGIFVISDEVYGHLAFGSNPFVPMGVFGSIVPVLTLGSLSKRWIVPGWRLGWIVTTDPNGIFQESGFVESLRSYLDITSDPPTVIQGALTQILEKTKEDFYSKILNILREDANLLYEGIKEIPCLTCPHKPEGSMVVMVKLNLSLLEGVTDDVDFCMKLAKEESVIILPGITVGLKNWLRITFAIEHSSLEDALGRIKAFYYRHAKNK from the exons ATGGAGCAGCTGGGACACAAGAAATGGGGTTTCCAAGGGAACCAAGAGCTAAACGCTTCCTCCATCTCCGTCCGAGGTGTTCTCAACCAGCTGATGGCAAATCGTAACAAGGACGATCAACGGTCCACCATTCCTCTTGGCCGTGCCGACCCCACCATGTTTCCCAGCTATCGGACTACCTCTTCTGCTGCAGATGCCGTTGCTGACGCCGTCCAATCCTTTCAGTTCAACTGCTATCCTCCCACCGTTGGTGTTGCTGACGCAAGGAG AGCTGTTGCAGAGCATATTTCTAAAGATCTCCCATACCAATTATCAGCAGATGATGTGTATCTCACAGTTGGTTGCACCCAAGCAATAGAAATTGTGGTATCTGTTCTTGCGCGTCCTGGTGCTAACATTCTGCTTCCTAGACCAGGCTACCCACAATATGAAGCTCGTGTGCGTTGCAGTAACCTTGAAGCTCGCCACTTCGATCTTATGCCTGAAAAAGGTTGGGAGGTTGATCTTGATTCTGTTGAAGCTCTTGTGGATGAGAATACAGTGGCCATGGTTATCATCAATCCCAGCAATCCATGTGGAAATGTCTTTACATACCAACATTTGAAAAAG ATTGCGGAGACTGCTAGAAAACTTGGGATTTTTGTGATTTCAGATGAAGTTTATGGCCATCTAGCTTTTGGGAGTAATCCATTTGTGCCAATGGGAGTGTTTGGATCAATTGTGCCTGTTTTAACACTTGGGTCTTTATCAAAGAGATGGATTGTTCCTGGATGGCGACTTGGTTGGATCGTGACAACTGACCCCAATGGCATCTTTCAAGAATCTGGG TTTGTGGAGAGCCTAAGGAGCTATCTCGACATCACCTCTGACCCCCCAACCGTCATACAG GGTGCACTTACCCAAATCCTTGAGAAAACGAAGGAGGATTTCTATTCAAAAATTCTGAACATATTGAGAGAAGATGCAAACCTTTTATATGAGGGAATTAAAGAGATTCCTTGCCTCACTTGTCCACACAAACCAGAAGGGTCCATGGTTGTAATG GTAAAGCTAAATCTATCACTACTTGAAGGAGTTACTGATGACGTGGACTTCTGTATGAAGTTGGCCAAGGAGGAATCCGTGATTATTCTGCCAG GGATAACCGTTGGACTGAAGAATTGGCTTCGA